The following are encoded in a window of bacterium genomic DNA:
- a CDS encoding dockerin type I repeat-containing protein: protein MFRLLTLAFVLLIAVEPLIAIGFQWEKTFPETEAPYFVRLDPSGNAYVIGRYYVESPENAEIFVKKYLPNGTLAWSDTTSGLELKLPIAAQVDAQGNVYVLAQFASQNVSPAVVYRFNASTGDIDWDESFLPAGTFKQSAARDLVIDAAGNVVVCANFIVDNPAEPLRADARTFLLRYSSAGVLLWQREDALAEPSVIFEKVATFGQTIFVTGGTLSQSSAIDGFVAGYNLNGDSLCTTYSSLNAQAGVYYQGGAVDSNGNYLAIFSDPATTIYKKFSPTGSLVFNVTGPRMAFNNMNAVCSDRRGRFYWVVAGTTGQQLLQGRDENGALVLDKLLGSLPVPFPIKFGGNNTLLTWSPSDRVTQYLPTGNVLWSSTETYSSVGDFVSDERGQTYWILYLFDTVIPDLLHRKLVKYDLGRICGDLNGSGDVNIADAVFFIDYVFGNGTAPMDKYHGDVNCDGQAVITDIVYLINYMFSSGPAPCQGCP from the coding sequence ATGTTTAGACTACTCACGCTCGCATTCGTCTTACTCATTGCTGTTGAGCCACTTATTGCTATCGGTTTTCAGTGGGAAAAGACGTTTCCAGAAACCGAGGCACCTTATTTCGTTCGGCTTGATCCAAGCGGCAACGCTTATGTAATCGGGCGTTATTATGTCGAATCACCCGAAAACGCCGAGATCTTCGTCAAGAAGTATCTTCCGAATGGGACACTTGCATGGAGCGATACCACCTCAGGTCTCGAACTGAAGCTGCCGATCGCTGCTCAAGTTGATGCTCAAGGCAATGTCTACGTCTTGGCGCAGTTCGCTTCGCAAAACGTATCGCCGGCCGTGGTCTACCGGTTCAATGCTTCTACCGGAGACATCGATTGGGATGAGTCGTTCCTGCCAGCTGGGACATTCAAGCAATCTGCTGCCCGCGATCTTGTGATCGATGCCGCTGGAAATGTCGTTGTCTGCGCCAACTTCATAGTCGACAATCCGGCTGAACCGCTTCGCGCGGACGCCAGGACATTCCTACTGCGCTATTCATCGGCTGGAGTACTACTCTGGCAACGGGAGGACGCTCTTGCGGAGCCGAGTGTGATTTTTGAGAAGGTAGCGACATTCGGTCAGACTATTTTCGTAACCGGAGGAACACTTTCCCAGAGTTCTGCGATTGATGGGTTCGTCGCTGGTTACAACCTAAATGGAGACTCGCTTTGCACAACTTACTCAAGCCTTAATGCTCAGGCAGGAGTCTACTACCAGGGCGGCGCAGTCGATAGTAACGGTAATTACCTTGCTATCTTCTCGGATCCGGCCACCACTATCTATAAGAAATTCAGCCCGACCGGCAGTCTCGTGTTTAATGTGACTGGGCCGCGGATGGCTTTCAATAACATGAATGCCGTCTGTTCCGATCGACGTGGAAGATTCTATTGGGTTGTCGCAGGAACTACCGGACAACAATTGCTTCAAGGTCGGGATGAAAACGGCGCATTGGTTCTTGATAAGCTCCTTGGAAGCCTGCCTGTTCCATTCCCGATAAAATTCGGAGGCAACAATACACTGCTCACTTGGTCGCCGAGCGATCGAGTGACCCAATATTTGCCTACCGGCAATGTGTTGTGGAGCTCCACTGAAACATATTCTTCTGTCGGAGACTTCGTTTCCGACGAACGAGGGCAGACATATTGGATTCTCTACCTCTTCGATACTGTAATCCCCGATTTGTTACATCGCAAACTCGTGAAGTATGATCTTGGCCGCATCTGCGGCGATCTCAATGGTTCAGGAGACGTCAATATTGCAGACGCCGTCTTCTTCATCGACTATGTATTTGGAAATGGTACGGCGCCGATGGACAAGTATCATGGCGACGTCAATTGCGACGGGCAGGCGGTTATCACAGATATAGTTTATCTAATCAACTACATGTTCAGCAGCGGACCGGCTCCGTGCCAAGGATGCCCGTAG
- a CDS encoding beta-galactosidase, producing the protein MIAVTGHKFTIGKEEYLPYAVEIQYFRVNKRYWSICFERIRRAGFRMISTAIPWSLHEDSHREFDFSGFTDQAKDLIVFIELAREFGFKILLRPGPVVFSELPNGGMPPFLNKHPEIFSCDSRGAITQTQMANGLPEFHYPSMSHPKMQNFVKHYINGLTEIIKNYIYPRGPLFLVELDSGSYFGGDPYPWKSDYNPHVTGVLYPQFLEKRYGDVKSLNAAYGESATEFTDVKPPKDFIIAKDVSFTKLMDWYRFKEYVINENATHMVDLYKSFQCEPLFYQTLAFHKSCQAPMTPIVSSEGEIFPTIQITWDSSSTAMLQKVRYLRANSEFPWASAISLGNQTTDFNTTKKHFPITADATKYILTLSLAGGIKGVNTYKFVETDHWYDSPLALDGTIQESFEVVRKYMTSLTTIDVGAFTQPATIGMAAYRLNNWVSLFEDAGPFGYVQTLNEFTMPEIGRDLDRIKQDFIIPDLDSPASFEGIKHLIVPITEIMDEEKQEFLVEKAKEGTNLILVGLLPRFNSDLGKCEVLANAINCKTQALGKIGTVITSKDKFPSYVFGSINTTARKSKKLATYTKKNIGLVINKFKGQIILLTFDISSQGNHMKVNFLHNILEDLGVKFPIQTSHPNVRVFLHKGEKGSMLYILNSMPSQIFRRSRVMPTKVVVQVDLKAFGMKGSKVRMVDIFTNEEILTTAEELHEGLYFTLSTLDSRAYFLTAK; encoded by the coding sequence ATGATAGCAGTAACTGGACATAAATTCACGATTGGCAAAGAAGAATATTTGCCCTACGCTGTTGAAATACAGTACTTTAGGGTAAATAAACGATATTGGTCGATCTGCTTCGAGCGCATACGACGCGCTGGTTTCCGTATGATATCCACGGCGATACCGTGGTCCCTCCATGAAGACAGTCACCGCGAGTTCGATTTCTCCGGATTTACAGACCAAGCCAAAGACCTAATCGTCTTTATCGAGCTGGCCCGAGAATTCGGATTTAAGATCCTTCTACGACCGGGACCGGTCGTTTTCTCAGAGCTTCCAAACGGAGGAATGCCGCCCTTCTTGAATAAGCATCCGGAGATTTTCTCCTGCGACTCGCGCGGAGCCATCACGCAGACACAGATGGCAAATGGACTCCCCGAGTTCCATTATCCGTCGATGTCGCATCCCAAGATGCAGAATTTCGTCAAGCACTACATCAACGGCCTTACGGAAATTATCAAGAATTACATCTATCCGCGCGGACCCTTGTTCCTGGTTGAACTCGACTCAGGCTCCTATTTCGGCGGCGATCCATATCCTTGGAAGTCGGATTACAATCCGCACGTTACAGGTGTGCTGTATCCTCAATTTCTCGAGAAGCGATACGGCGACGTCAAGAGTCTCAATGCTGCCTATGGAGAGTCGGCTACTGAGTTCACGGACGTGAAACCACCCAAGGACTTCATTATTGCCAAGGACGTCTCCTTCACGAAGTTGATGGATTGGTATCGGTTCAAGGAATATGTCATAAATGAAAATGCGACGCACATGGTCGACCTCTATAAGAGCTTCCAGTGCGAGCCGCTGTTCTATCAGACCTTGGCTTTCCACAAATCGTGCCAGGCGCCAATGACGCCGATTGTATCTTCCGAAGGTGAGATTTTCCCGACCATCCAGATCACTTGGGATAGTTCTTCAACGGCGATGCTTCAGAAGGTACGTTACTTGCGCGCCAACTCGGAATTCCCGTGGGCTTCGGCGATTTCGCTTGGCAATCAGACGACCGATTTTAACACGACCAAAAAGCATTTCCCGATCACGGCTGATGCTACCAAGTATATTTTGACGCTGAGTCTGGCTGGTGGCATTAAGGGTGTCAACACTTACAAGTTTGTCGAGACCGATCATTGGTATGACTCGCCGTTGGCTCTTGATGGAACAATTCAGGAGTCGTTCGAGGTAGTACGCAAGTACATGACTTCGTTGACGACTATCGATGTCGGTGCCTTTACACAGCCGGCGACAATCGGTATGGCAGCTTATCGGTTGAACAACTGGGTTTCGTTGTTTGAGGATGCCGGTCCATTCGGTTATGTTCAGACTCTGAATGAATTCACGATGCCGGAGATTGGCCGCGACTTAGATCGAATCAAGCAAGATTTCATCATTCCTGATTTAGACAGCCCGGCTTCATTTGAAGGAATCAAGCACTTGATCGTTCCGATTACGGAGATCATGGATGAAGAGAAGCAGGAATTCTTGGTTGAGAAAGCCAAGGAAGGGACCAATCTAATTCTTGTCGGCTTACTGCCTCGATTCAATTCCGATCTCGGCAAGTGTGAAGTTCTTGCCAATGCTATCAATTGCAAGACACAGGCTTTGGGCAAGATTGGCACTGTTATCACAAGCAAGGACAAGTTCCCAAGCTACGTCTTCGGTTCAATCAACACAACCGCTCGCAAGTCGAAGAAGCTTGCAACTTATACCAAGAAAAACATCGGGTTGGTGATTAACAAGTTCAAGGGTCAGATCATACTGCTGACGTTCGATATTTCTTCGCAAGGAAATCACATGAAGGTGAATTTCCTGCACAACATCCTTGAAGATCTCGGCGTAAAGTTTCCGATTCAGACTTCACACCCCAACGTTCGCGTTTTCTTGCACAAAGGCGAGAAGGGCTCGATGCTTTACATACTGAATTCGATGCCGAGCCAGATATTCCGCCGTTCGCGCGTCATGCCGACTAAGGTCGTTGTCCAGGTTGATCTAAAGGCATTTGGTATGAAGGGGAGTAAAGTTCGGATGGTTGACATCTTCACGAATGAAGAGATCCTCACGACTGCAGAAGAGCTGCATGAAGGGCTTTACTTTACACTTTCGACACTCGACTCGCGTGCATACTTCCTTACAGCGAAGTAA
- a CDS encoding T9SS type A sorting domain-containing protein — MKSKLFMALVAVFLTLPLFAAFGQEPCGTDPGARDTVRVGPVVVPVVTPGDTFAVPIYMYSDSPVLGMSLGIKWSGTNIRYYKMAFNPDFVTLGFQRQIYRTDTTLSIIGPGVVSFDPSSPFPANTGNVAVKIWDIWFQVKAGATADVISLDSAKFGPAGRFLISDETGANDICPEFVNSPTNADVRLPVQEFDGPVLPEAFSISQNNPNPFNPTTSIDFALPTAAKTKIEVFNILGQKVKTLVDEYLTAGNKRVDWDGTDDRGSAVASGIYLYRMTANDFTETKKMMLMK; from the coding sequence ATGAAAAGCAAATTGTTTATGGCATTGGTTGCCGTTTTTCTAACGCTGCCGTTGTTCGCAGCATTTGGACAAGAACCATGCGGCACAGATCCCGGTGCTAGGGATACGGTGCGTGTTGGCCCAGTTGTGGTTCCAGTTGTGACGCCGGGTGACACATTTGCGGTGCCGATATATATGTACTCTGATAGTCCAGTTCTGGGTATGTCGCTCGGGATTAAGTGGAGCGGGACCAATATTCGTTACTACAAGATGGCTTTTAACCCAGATTTTGTTACTTTAGGTTTTCAGAGACAGATTTATAGAACTGACACAACACTGAGCATAATTGGTCCTGGAGTAGTCTCGTTTGATCCAAGTAGTCCATTTCCGGCAAACACAGGAAATGTGGCGGTTAAAATTTGGGACATTTGGTTCCAAGTGAAAGCAGGGGCTACTGCGGATGTCATCAGCTTAGACTCTGCCAAGTTTGGCCCTGCTGGTCGCTTTTTAATCTCTGATGAAACTGGCGCTAATGACATCTGTCCCGAATTTGTCAATTCGCCGACTAACGCGGACGTAAGATTGCCCGTGCAGGAGTTTGACGGACCGGTGCTCCCGGAAGCATTCTCAATTAGCCAGAACAACCCGAATCCGTTTAATCCGACGACGTCAATAGATTTCGCTCTTCCGACAGCAGCCAAGACCAAGATTGAAGTTTTCAACATTCTTGGTCAGAAGGTGAAAACGCTAGTTGACGAGTATTTGACCGCTGGCAACAAGCGCGTTGATTGGGATGGTACCGATGATCGCGGCTCGGCCGTCGCGTCGGGTATTTACCTCTACAGAATGACTGCAAATGACTTTACTGAAACCAAGAAGATGATGCTGATGAAGTAA
- a CDS encoding S8 family serine peptidase — MDFSPTTVIARCKSILLIAILLLMIGQPVSAVVQPDGSTGGDWWYAKGVLVIKFSDDYSRSSFSVDKQNPQTGFSAVDALFNTYRVNALEKMFVQTEKSLSRGDQDLSGYYRVTFDTTLSLDDAFKEFAALDQVAGVEKVGVHPIDATPNDASFSGLWGLHQANDRDIDAPEAWDIESGDSSILVGAMDTGVQWQHPDLAGASPYINGNVWINWAEYNGFENEDDDGNGYVDDIRGWDWVDVTGQWSGEDGGTPDNNPMDFNGHGTHTAGTMAAITNNSIGVAGVAGGWTPTGGCRVVPLRIGWSQANSSGGETGYVRMDFAAQAFNYATQLGVTAVNCSWGSSNSGGISAAVDNAIANGMVVVTSSGNSGNTTASYLAARTDVLAVASVTSTGAKSSFSNYGTWVDVSAPGSSINSTYSNHGSATYGFLSGTSMASPHVAGLAGLIRSRVPGLSSSEVRDLIVASTDNIDAQNPSYIGMLGTGRINAFTALQSLFSATASADVQIGSAPLSVSFNGSSASVVNTWMWFFGDGDSAAGQNAMHEYTTPGTYDVSLRITGPEGEATEYMPSFVIVHADSIEFVGFNGDAGDPLVCDVRLKNFAPITSLRLPVTYAGNMNITLDSVSYVGTRAADFTSKSTASNDPSSKRFTLQFTDNDGGIPEGDGTLFRMYFRYNATPPLVGLNLVDTTRYSTLLFTINTPVGSYAPAIIPGTLNVAGGLRGDANVDGVLSVSDPVYLINYIFSGGAAPPVYNGDADASTVVNISDAVYLIAHIFSGGPPPPQ, encoded by the coding sequence ATGGACTTTTCCCCGACGACTGTCATTGCCCGTTGCAAAAGCATTTTACTAATTGCGATCTTATTGCTGATGATCGGACAGCCAGTCAGCGCCGTCGTTCAACCGGACGGAAGCACCGGCGGAGATTGGTGGTATGCCAAGGGTGTATTGGTAATCAAATTCTCCGATGATTACTCCAGATCTTCTTTTTCAGTTGATAAGCAGAATCCGCAAACCGGGTTCTCCGCTGTAGATGCGCTATTCAACACCTATCGGGTTAATGCTCTTGAGAAGATGTTTGTCCAGACAGAAAAATCGCTGTCACGCGGTGACCAAGATCTTTCAGGCTACTACCGAGTTACTTTCGACACGACTCTAAGTCTTGACGATGCCTTCAAGGAGTTTGCGGCGCTCGACCAGGTTGCTGGAGTCGAAAAGGTCGGAGTTCATCCGATTGATGCAACTCCCAATGATGCTTCGTTCAGCGGGCTGTGGGGTCTGCACCAGGCAAATGACCGAGATATTGATGCGCCGGAAGCCTGGGATATTGAAAGCGGTGACAGTTCAATTCTCGTAGGAGCAATGGACACCGGTGTACAGTGGCAGCATCCCGATTTGGCGGGAGCGTCACCTTATATCAACGGAAACGTCTGGATCAACTGGGCGGAGTATAACGGATTCGAAAACGAAGATGATGATGGCAACGGATACGTCGATGACATCCGCGGCTGGGACTGGGTTGATGTGACCGGTCAATGGTCGGGTGAAGACGGCGGAACACCGGACAACAATCCAATGGATTTTAACGGGCATGGCACTCATACTGCCGGCACAATGGCAGCAATTACCAACAACTCAATTGGTGTAGCCGGGGTGGCAGGAGGTTGGACTCCGACGGGCGGTTGCCGGGTTGTGCCGCTGCGAATCGGTTGGTCTCAGGCCAACTCGTCCGGTGGTGAGACCGGTTATGTACGGATGGATTTTGCCGCGCAAGCATTCAACTATGCGACGCAACTTGGCGTGACGGCAGTCAATTGCAGTTGGGGATCTTCCAATTCCGGCGGTATTTCTGCCGCAGTGGACAATGCGATTGCCAATGGCATGGTTGTGGTCACTTCTTCAGGGAACAGCGGCAACACCACAGCAAGTTACCTTGCGGCGCGCACAGATGTGTTGGCTGTCGCATCAGTCACTTCTACCGGTGCGAAATCTTCCTTCTCGAATTATGGCACATGGGTTGACGTATCGGCGCCCGGTTCCAGCATCAACTCGACTTATTCCAACCACGGCAGTGCTACCTATGGATTCTTGAGCGGTACTTCAATGGCATCGCCGCACGTCGCCGGCTTGGCAGGTTTGATTCGCTCGCGCGTTCCTGGTTTGAGTTCTTCAGAAGTGCGCGACTTGATTGTCGCATCGACCGACAATATCGACGCTCAGAATCCAAGTTACATTGGTATGCTTGGCACCGGCAGAATTAACGCCTTTACGGCACTGCAATCCTTGTTCTCGGCGACCGCTTCTGCCGATGTCCAGATTGGTTCTGCTCCATTGTCGGTGAGCTTCAACGGAAGTTCAGCCTCGGTCGTAAACACGTGGATGTGGTTCTTTGGCGATGGCGACAGCGCCGCCGGCCAGAATGCGATGCATGAATATACGACTCCCGGCACTTATGATGTCAGTCTTCGAATTACCGGCCCGGAAGGCGAGGCGACAGAGTATATGCCGTCCTTCGTGATCGTTCATGCGGATTCAATAGAGTTTGTAGGATTTAACGGTGACGCTGGCGATCCGTTGGTATGTGACGTAAGATTGAAGAATTTCGCTCCGATAACCTCATTGCGTTTGCCGGTAACTTATGCAGGCAACATGAATATCACATTGGATTCGGTATCATACGTCGGAACACGAGCAGCCGATTTTACATCAAAGTCCACCGCATCCAATGATCCTTCCAGCAAGCGATTCACGCTGCAATTTACTGACAATGACGGCGGCATACCAGAGGGTGACGGTACGCTTTTTCGGATGTACTTCCGGTACAATGCTACACCGCCGCTGGTTGGCTTGAATCTCGTTGATACTACGCGCTACTCCACGCTGTTATTCACGATTAACACGCCCGTGGGAAGTTATGCTCCGGCGATTATTCCCGGGACGTTGAATGTCGCTGGAGGGCTTCGCGGAGATGCTAACGTCGATGGTGTGCTGAGTGTGAGCGATCCTGTTTACCTCATCAACTACATCTTCAGTGGCGGAGCTGCACCACCGGTTTATAATGGCGATGCCGATGCCAGCACAGTAGTCAATATCTCGGATGCCGTGTACTTGATTGCTCACATCTTCAGTGGGGGCCCGCCTCCGCCGCAATGA